AACCCATACCGGCTTTTATGCCCCCAACCGCCTGGAAAATTGTATCAGCAAGCGGACCTCGGTAGGGCACCCGCCCTTCAATGCCCTCCGGCACCAGCTTGTTGGCCTGCTCTTGGAAGTAGCGATCCTTGCTACCCCTTTCCATAGCCCCAAGGCTCCCCATACCGCGATAAACTTTGTAAGTTCTGCCTTGGAAAATCTCTGTTTCGCCGGGACTCTCCTCCGTGCCTGCTAGGAGGTTCCCGAGCATCACCGTATCCGCACCGGCGGCGAGAGCTTTTACTATATCGCCCGAGTACTTAATGCCGCCATCGGCAATAATGGGAACGCCATGCTTCGCCGCGGCACCGGCACAGTCGAGCACCGCCGTAATCTGCGGTACGCCGACGCCGGCTACCACGCGGGTCGTGCATATGGAGCCCGGCCCGATGCCGACCTTCACGCCGTCTGCCCCGGCCTCGATTAAGTCTAGGGTAGCTTCGGCGGTAGCCACATTGCCCGCGACTAGCGCTACTTCCGGCCAAGCAGATTTTAGCTCGCGCACCATCTGCAGCACGCCCTCGGAGTGTCCGTGCGCCGTGTCTACGACCAAGACGTCTACGCGCGAGGCCACCAAAGCTTCCGCGCGCTCCATATTGGCTAGTCCTACGCCGACTGCGGCAGCGACGCGCAGCCGCCCGAGCGAGTCCTTGGTGGCGTTTGGATACTGCCGTGTCTTTTCGATATCTTTAATCGTAATCAGGCCGCGCAGCTGAAAGTTAGCGTCCACCAGCGGGAGCTTCTCAATCTTATGCTTCCAGAGGATTGCTTTGGCTTGCTCGAGCGTGGTCCCCACCGGTGCCGTGACTAGATTCTCTTTCGTCATGGCTGTGTCGATTTTGCCGTCTAAGTCGACCTCAAACCTAATGTCGCGGTTAGTGATAATGCCGACTAGTTTCCCGTTTACCACTATGGGGACACCGGAAATATGGTAGCGTTCCATCAGGCGCAAGGCATCGCGAATCGTGTGCTCCGGCGAAAGGTATATAGGGTCGGTGATTACGCCGTGCTCAGACCGTTTGACGCGGTCAACTTCAGAAGCTTGCTGCTCGATGCTCATGTTTTTGTGAATTACGCCTATACCGCCCTCGCGCGCTATAGCTATCGCCATACGCGCTTCGGTGACGGTGTCCATTCCTGCGCTCACAATAGGAATATTAAGCTTAATGCCGCGCGTTATCCAAGTTGAAGTGTCTGCGTCCCGCGGCAGCATATCTGACCTGCGGGGGAGCAACAATACATCATCAAAGGTTAGGCCTTCCTTGGCAAATCTCGGTTCGGTGTGCAAAACTCTACCCCCTCGTCAGTAATAGCAGTCTAAAAAGTCAGCAGCGGCTTGGTTACTTATCTTACCATGTGCACGCGAGGGTGACAAGCCACGGAGCTAGCGTTAATTAGCGGCGGACTTTGACGGGCGCTTCGTATTGTACGCCAAAGGTATCTACCGTCACTCTTTTCATTACCTCGCGTGGCTCAAGTGCTAAGCCATTTTGAGCTTGGTCGCTCGGGCCATTCACGATGCGGTCTACTACTTCCATGCCGGAGATAACGCGGCCAAAAGCAGCGTATTGACCGTCTAAGTGTCGCGATTCAGCATGCATAATAAAGAACTGCGAGCCTGCGGAGTCAAAGAGCTGACTGCGGGCCATAGAAATAACGCCGCGCTCGTGCCTAAGCGGATTGCGCACGCCGTTAGCCGAGAACTCGCCCATAATAGCGTAGCCCGGGCCGCCGGTTCCGTTGCCGTCGGGGCAGCCGCCCTGAATCATAAAGCCCGGCATGATCCTGTGAAACACAAGACCGTTATAAAACCCATCCTGTACAAGCTTGATGAAGTTATTAACTGTATTAGGTGCGGCGTCTGGGTCAAGCTCAATCTTAATTGTTCCGCCTGCCGCCATTTCAATCGTCACTACGGGCTTTGGCCGCTCAGCTTGGCACGCAGTCAACACCAGGCTTAGCAGCAAAAGGACTAGAACGGGCAGCAAAATCTTCTTCTGCATGGTGGGTTCGCCTCCTCGGAAGTTTAGTGAACTCCCTTAAGTGCGGAAATTCACTTTTCGTTACTTATTGTACAGGAAACACGAGCAGGAATACAGACCGCTTAGGCGAAAGGTATATTGTGGAGGACGGAGGGTTGCACTTTGTACTTTGCACTTTGCACTTCGTGGAAGGGGGTAGCGCCTCTAGTTCCCCTTTGACCTTTCCACCTTTTCACCCCGTCACCGCTCACAGCTCACAGCTCAAAGCTGTCCCGGCGGCCGGCGGCTGGGGGCTGGCGGCTCGCCTCCAAGCGACAAGGAAAGGAGCATCTCCTACTCATGCGCCTCACAGCACGCCAGATGACTACAATCGCCATGGTAGTGGCCTGCGCGGCCGCTCTAGGTTACCTGCTCCTTACTGCCCTGCCCCTGCCAGGCATGAAATTCGCCCTACTGGCGCCGCTCTTGGCCATGATGGTAGGTATCCCGCTGTCGCTTATCCGCGAACGCGGTGTATTGCTCCTGACGGCAGTAGTGCTTGCCGCCGTAATGAGCCTCGTGAGCCTCCTTATGGGCGCAGCTATTGTTTTGACAGGCTTGCTCGAAGAGGCCTTCGCACTGCTATTATGCCCCCCGCCCTACTCGCGCCAGGCCGTGCGTTGGCTATCCTCTACGTTCCCTACCCTGTGCGTTGCTGTGACAGCAATTGTGGCACACTTTGTACTGGGCGTGCCACTGCTCGGCGTCACTTGGAGTGGCCTATTGCCACTGATGCTGTTTACTCAGCTACTAGGAACTGCCGGCTTTGTCGTTACCGAGCGCTTGCTCCTGCCGCGCATTGCTATCGTTAGGCAGCGTCTGCGACGGGAGTAGGTTACTTGAAGGAAACCTCACTTGCTGCGAAGAATTACTTGCAGTGAGACTGAGGCTTCTCCCTTAGTCAACACTAAAATCGAAAGGAAGGTTGTTTGTGAAACACACTTTGCCTGCCCTCCCCTACGCCTATAATGCCCTAGAGCCGCACTATGACGAGGCTACCCTCAAACTCCACCACGGGAAACATCATCAAGCGTATGTCGACGGCCTAAACAAAGCCGAAGACAAACTGCAGGAAGCTCGCGTCAGCGGAGACTTCGCCTTAATCAAGCATTGGGAACGCGAGCTGGCTTTCCACGGCAGCGGACATCTGCTGCACAGCCTCTTTTGGGCCAACATGACTCCAAACGGCCAGGGCGAACCCCAAGGCAAGTTGCTTGAGCTTATCAACGAAAGCTTCGGCAGCCTAGATGCCTTTAAGAAGCAGTTTAGCGCTGCCGCCGCTGCCGTCGAAGGTTCCGGATGGGCCTTGCTCGTGCAATCGACCGAGTTTGGCGGCCTGCGCGTCCTCACGATTGAGAAGCACCAAGACATTACGTTAATCGGGGCTATCCCCCTGCTTACGGTAGACGTGTGGGAGCACGCCTACTACCTTAAGTACCAAAACCGCCGTGCCGAGTGGATTGCCGCCTGGTGGAACATAGTAAACTGGGACGACGTAGCGGGAAGGATTTGCTGCTGTTAGGAAGATGAGGAGGGAGGAGAGGGGGTTAGGGACGGAGGAGTGCGACATATGTCGCACTCCTCCGTCCCTCGCCCTCACTCCCCTTCCTCCCCGTCCAAATTCACAAAGGAGGTCTCCCATGCATCAGTTAAAACAGTCACTTATCGAAGCTATCGACAATTTACAAGTGGAACTAATCGGACTCTCACACGCTATACACAGAACACCCGAGACTTCGCTCAAGGAGCACCAAGCAACTAAGTACATTGCCGAGTTGTTAACAGGCGCAGGTCGACCAGTCCAAAGTGGCGTAGCCGGCCTTGACACAGCGTTTGTTTCCACTACCAAAGGACAAGCACCGCGCCCGCACCTAGCTTTCCTGGCGGAGTACGACGCCCTGCCCGACATAGGTCATGCCTGCGGGCATAACGTGATTGCGGCGGCTTCTGTCGGTGCATATCTCGGGCTCTGCCAAGTCGTGCCGCACCTTAATGGAGCCGTATCACTCTTTGGGACTCCAGGCGAAGAGGCTGATGGGGGCAAGATAGTAATGCTAGAGGCCGGAGTCTTTGACGACGTCGATTTCGCGTTGATGATCCACCCTTCGTCCGGCAAATCGCTACTCGCCCGCGGCGGGCGGGCTGCAACCGGGGTTAAGGTGCATTTTCGGGGCAAGGCAGCGCACAGCTCTGCGCCTAGCCGCGGCATTAACGCCCTCAATGCCGTACTCAGCACCTTCCAACACATTGATATGCTCCGCCCGACATTCAACCTGCAAGACAACGTCAACGGAATAATTACCCATGGCGGCACCGCCGCAAACGTCATCCCCGGCGAGGCGACCTGTGAGTTTAGCTTGCGTGCAGCCACACTTGTCGAGCTAAAGCAACTCGTAGAAAAGGTGCAGTTGGCCATCGATGCCGCAGCCAAACTGACTGGGGCTGTAGCCGAAGTCAAAGTCGGACTGCTGTATGCAGAACGCTATCCAAACCAGGTGATGTCGCGCGTTTTCCAGAGCAACATGGCAGAGCTCGGAGAAGAGATGGAGTGGGCGTCGCCGGTGGGTATGTACGGGTCATCCGATATCGGCAACGTTTCTCTGAAGCTCCCCGTCATTCACGATTACCTATGGATTGCGCCGCCGGAAGTTAACACGCACCATGCTGACTTTACCGCGTTTTCGGCCTCGACCCGCGCGGATGAGGTAGTCTTAAAGGCAGCTAAGGGCTTGGCGATGACGGCATTTGATATACTAAACAGCGCCACCCTGCAAGGCGAAATCAAGGAGTGTTTCGCACGAGCACTCGGTAGCCCGTCGTGAGATCTAAGATATCCCCCCTGCCGTTTTTGTCGGGGCTAGGCTTTGCCACGATATTTGGCCTCTCGTTCCTGTTTGCCAAAGACGCGATTGCGACCATTGCGCCTCTTTCGCTACTGGCCATGCGCTTTTTGTTGGCTGCAGGAGTGGTGTCGCTGCTTCACTTGCTTGGGCTGTTCCCGCTGGCGTTGCGGGGCAAGAATATCGCTCCTCTTTTGCTGTTGGCAGTTTTTCAACCCGTAGCATACTTTCTGTTTGAAATAAACGGGCTGCAGTTCACTCACACATCGCAGGCCGGCATGATGATTGCTTTGATCCCAATCGTAGTAGCGATTATGAGCAGGGCATGGCTTGGCGAGCGCATCACTGTGCTGCAGGGTGCAAGCATACTGATGTCGGTGTCTGGCGTATTGCTCATTGCTATTAAAGACGTGGCGAGAGCCGGTCCGGCGAATGCCATGGGCTTGGCACTCCTCTTTCTCGCGGTCTGCTCTGCCGCAGTATTTAACATCATTTCGCGGCGCGTTTCGGGTCAGTTCACGCCTTTTGAGACGACTTTTGTCATGATGTGGGTCGGCGCTGTGAGTTTTTCTTTACCCTTGCTCGTGGCTCAAGGAGCGCAGGCATTTGCCGCAAGCTTTTCAGCCGTATTGGCGTCTTGGCAGTTGATGATGGCCGTGGTCTACCTAGGAGTCTTGTCTTCGGTAGTAGCGTTCTTCTTGGTTAACTATACGCTGTCGCATCTCCCTGCCACGCAATCGGCCATCTTCGCTAATGTCGGTACACTTGTGGCTGTTTTGGCCGGAGTGCTCGTGCGTAGCGAGCCGTTTCACTGGTACAGCGCACTCGGCGTCGCCATGATCATCCTTGGTGTGTGGGGGGCAAACCGCTTCGGAGCGACGGA
The sequence above is a segment of the Selenomonadales bacterium genome. Coding sequences within it:
- the guaB gene encoding IMP dehydrogenase, with translation MHTEPRFAKEGLTFDDVLLLPRRSDMLPRDADTSTWITRGIKLNIPIVSAGMDTVTEARMAIAIAREGGIGVIHKNMSIEQQASEVDRVKRSEHGVITDPIYLSPEHTIRDALRLMERYHISGVPIVVNGKLVGIITNRDIRFEVDLDGKIDTAMTKENLVTAPVGTTLEQAKAILWKHKIEKLPLVDANFQLRGLITIKDIEKTRQYPNATKDSLGRLRVAAAVGVGLANMERAEALVASRVDVLVVDTAHGHSEGVLQMVRELKSAWPEVALVAGNVATAEATLDLIEAGADGVKVGIGPGSICTTRVVAGVGVPQITAVLDCAGAAAKHGVPIIADGGIKYSGDIVKALAAGADTVMLGNLLAGTEESPGETEIFQGRTYKVYRGMGSLGAMERGSKDRYFQEQANKLVPEGIEGRVPYRGPLADTIFQAVGGIKAGMGYCGCRTVAELKTKTQFVRITGAGLKESHPHTVNITKEAPNYSGN
- a CDS encoding peptidylprolyl isomerase, translating into MQKKILLPVLVLLLLSLVLTACQAERPKPVVTIEMAAGGTIKIELDPDAAPNTVNNFIKLVQDGFYNGLVFHRIMPGFMIQGGCPDGNGTGGPGYAIMGEFSANGVRNPLRHERGVISMARSQLFDSAGSQFFIMHAESRHLDGQYAAFGRVISGMEVVDRIVNGPSDQAQNGLALEPREVMKRVTVDTFGVQYEAPVKVRR
- a CDS encoding superoxide dismutase, whose product is MKHTLPALPYAYNALEPHYDEATLKLHHGKHHQAYVDGLNKAEDKLQEARVSGDFALIKHWERELAFHGSGHLLHSLFWANMTPNGQGEPQGKLLELINESFGSLDAFKKQFSAAAAAVEGSGWALLVQSTEFGGLRVLTIEKHQDITLIGAIPLLTVDVWEHAYYLKYQNRRAEWIAAWWNIVNWDDVAGRICCC
- a CDS encoding M20 family metallopeptidase; its protein translation is MHQLKQSLIEAIDNLQVELIGLSHAIHRTPETSLKEHQATKYIAELLTGAGRPVQSGVAGLDTAFVSTTKGQAPRPHLAFLAEYDALPDIGHACGHNVIAAASVGAYLGLCQVVPHLNGAVSLFGTPGEEADGGKIVMLEAGVFDDVDFALMIHPSSGKSLLARGGRAATGVKVHFRGKAAHSSAPSRGINALNAVLSTFQHIDMLRPTFNLQDNVNGIITHGGTAANVIPGEATCEFSLRAATLVELKQLVEKVQLAIDAAAKLTGAVAEVKVGLLYAERYPNQVMSRVFQSNMAELGEEMEWASPVGMYGSSDIGNVSLKLPVIHDYLWIAPPEVNTHHADFTAFSASTRADEVVLKAAKGLAMTAFDILNSATLQGEIKECFARALGSPS
- a CDS encoding DMT family transporter, which gives rise to MRSKISPLPFLSGLGFATIFGLSFLFAKDAIATIAPLSLLAMRFLLAAGVVSLLHLLGLFPLALRGKNIAPLLLLAVFQPVAYFLFEINGLQFTHTSQAGMMIALIPIVVAIMSRAWLGERITVLQGASILMSVSGVLLIAIKDVARAGPANAMGLALLFLAVCSAAVFNIISRRVSGQFTPFETTFVMMWVGAVSFSLPLLVAQGAQAFAASFSAVLASWQLMMAVVYLGVLSSVVAFFLVNYTLSHLPATQSAIFANVGTLVAVLAGVLVRSEPFHWYSALGVAMIILGVWGANRFGATEGCRRGTADRAQTGVVADDNCVVNRVFRGK